A genomic segment from Candidatus Angelobacter sp. encodes:
- a CDS encoding YfiR family protein, whose product MALLASLVSSWCAVSARRLSNAFLAAGAQRRGFWSAVAVGCGAWLVVGFQAVAAPPVSAPVTRAPEYALKAAYLFNFIQFIQWPSNDLSAVNAPVVIALLGEDPFGGALDQAVKDKTVHGRRFEIRRVKNPGELRDCHVLFVCGSESRRIPEILAAVRKKGILTVSDIEWFAEQGGMINFFTENNRVRFKINPDAAEGAGIRISSQLLKLGMIVSGKADARK is encoded by the coding sequence GTGGCGCTTCTAGCTTCATTGGTGTCGTCGTGGTGCGCCGTTTCGGCGAGGCGTTTGAGCAATGCTTTTCTTGCGGCTGGCGCGCAAAGACGCGGTTTTTGGAGTGCGGTTGCCGTCGGGTGCGGCGCATGGTTGGTTGTCGGATTTCAGGCTGTTGCGGCGCCGCCGGTTTCGGCTCCGGTCACCAGGGCGCCGGAATATGCTCTCAAAGCCGCGTATCTGTTCAACTTCATCCAGTTTATCCAATGGCCGAGCAATGACTTGAGCGCCGTCAACGCGCCAGTTGTTATCGCCCTGCTCGGTGAAGATCCCTTCGGAGGCGCGTTGGACCAGGCGGTGAAGGACAAGACCGTTCATGGCCGGCGCTTCGAGATCAGGCGGGTCAAAAATCCCGGTGAACTGAGGGACTGTCATGTTTTGTTCGTTTGCGGCTCGGAGTCGAGGCGGATACCGGAAATTCTCGCGGCGGTTCGTAAAAAGGGCATCCTGACGGTGAGCGACATTGAATGGTTTGCCGAGCAGGGCGGCATGATCAATTTTTTCACGGAGAACAACAGAGTGCGGTTCAAAATCAATCCCGACGCCGCCGAAGGAGCGGGTATCAGGATCAGTTCACAGCTCTTGAAACTGGGAATGATCGTATCGGGGAAGGCCGACGCAAGGAAGTAG